One genomic segment of Gaiellales bacterium includes these proteins:
- a CDS encoding ferritin — translation MTQSRFAEALSGQIAYEFGASQQYIAIAVHYDAETLPRLAAHFYQQALEERNHAMMMVQYLLDAGVDVTIPGVEAPQVSFGDVVEPVALALAQERRVTEQIGALATLARETGDYAGEQFMQWFIKEQVEEVSSMSGLLTVVERARENPLLAEEYLARESAAEAVDPTAPHAAGGAL, via the coding sequence ATGACCCAGTCACGGTTCGCGGAGGCCCTCAGCGGCCAGATCGCCTACGAGTTCGGCGCGTCGCAGCAGTACATCGCGATCGCCGTCCACTACGACGCGGAGACGCTGCCCCGGCTCGCCGCGCACTTCTACCAGCAGGCGCTGGAGGAGCGGAATCACGCCATGATGATGGTGCAGTACCTGCTCGATGCCGGCGTCGACGTGACGATCCCGGGCGTGGAGGCACCGCAGGTCTCGTTCGGCGACGTGGTCGAGCCGGTCGCGCTCGCGCTGGCCCAGGAGCGGCGGGTGACCGAGCAGATCGGCGCGCTTGCGACGCTCGCGCGCGAGACGGGGGACTACGCGGGCGAGCAGTTCATGCAGTGGTTCATCAAGGAGCAGGTGGAGGAGGTCTCCAGCATGTCCGGCCTGCTCACGGTCGTCGAGCGAGCGCGCGAGAACCCGTTGCTGGCCGAGGAGTACCTCGCCCGCGAGTCGGCAGCCGAGGCCGTCGACCCGACCGCTCCCCATGCCGCCGGCGGCGCGCTCTAG
- a CDS encoding MOSC N-terminal beta barrel domain-containing protein, whose amino-acid sequence MARVRAIYLSPVKSLGLESTDRATVTPLGIAGDRSFVVLDEQDEVATLRTYGALAQARSRYDPSTGRLAVTMPDDRVVEGTVDGGTPKTVSLFGRELHGVVVGGPWADALSELTGRPMRLLRADDGEHAQDAHPMSLLSRESLQELADRSGLDHAPDPRRFRNTLLIDGVPPHGEDGWVGRDIRAGEAVLRVVERDARCSLTTKNPDSGARDLDTLRLIGAYRPPVDREICFGVYADVVEPGVVSVGDSVEPI is encoded by the coding sequence GTGGCCCGCGTCCGCGCCATCTACCTCTCTCCCGTGAAGTCCCTGGGCCTCGAGAGCACCGACCGCGCCACCGTGACGCCGCTCGGGATTGCCGGCGACCGCTCCTTCGTGGTGCTGGACGAGCAGGACGAGGTCGCCACCCTGCGGACGTACGGTGCCCTGGCGCAGGCGCGCTCCCGGTATGACCCCTCGACGGGCCGTCTGGCGGTGACGATGCCGGACGACCGCGTCGTCGAGGGAACCGTGGACGGCGGCACGCCCAAGACGGTCTCGCTGTTCGGCCGCGAGCTGCACGGCGTGGTGGTCGGCGGGCCGTGGGCGGACGCGCTCTCGGAGCTGACCGGCCGGCCGATGCGGCTGCTGCGGGCGGACGATGGCGAGCACGCTCAGGACGCCCACCCCATGTCGCTGCTCTCGCGCGAGTCGCTGCAGGAGCTGGCCGACCGCTCGGGGCTCGACCACGCCCCCGATCCCAGGCGATTCCGCAACACGCTGCTGATCGACGGCGTGCCGCCCCACGGCGAGGACGGCTGGGTGGGCCGCGACATCCGCGCCGGCGAAGCGGTGCTCCGCGTCGTCGAGCGCGATGCGCGCTGCTCGCTCACCACCAAGAACCCCGACAGCGGCGCGCGCGATCTCGACACCCTGCGGCTGATCGGCGCCTACCGGCCGCCGGTCGACCGCGAGATCTGCTTCGGTGTCTATGCCGACGTCGTCGAGCCGGGGGTGGTCTCGGTGGGCGACAGCGTCGAACCGATCTGA
- a CDS encoding SDR family oxidoreductase has protein sequence MSADEIPGPRGATVSLDGAVAVVTGASSGIGLAVARALRDAGARVVVSSRRMDRLEPVAEELDGLAVACDVGDYGEVQALVAAAVDWGGRLTVMVNNAGYGVYGPLHEIDVERVDGMIRTNVLGVIHGMRAAGEQLIRQGHGGGIVNVSSIVGEFPDPGSGAYAATKAAVDLLSRTAYRELRDHGIHVVNVKPALTDTEFAAVARGVTRRTGGDPPEKVARWVVDALESGSATAGYR, from the coding sequence ATGAGCGCAGACGAGATACCGGGCCCACGAGGCGCAACGGTGTCGCTCGATGGGGCGGTTGCCGTGGTCACCGGAGCCTCCAGCGGGATCGGACTGGCCGTGGCCCGGGCGCTTCGCGACGCGGGCGCGCGGGTGGTCGTCTCGTCGCGCCGCATGGACCGGCTGGAGCCGGTCGCCGAGGAGCTGGACGGCCTCGCCGTTGCATGCGACGTGGGGGACTACGGGGAGGTGCAGGCGCTGGTCGCTGCGGCGGTCGACTGGGGCGGACGGTTGACGGTGATGGTCAACAACGCCGGGTACGGGGTGTACGGACCGCTGCACGAGATCGACGTCGAGCGCGTCGACGGCATGATCAGGACGAACGTGCTGGGCGTGATCCACGGCATGCGCGCCGCCGGCGAGCAGCTCATCCGCCAGGGCCACGGCGGCGGCATCGTCAACGTGTCATCGATCGTCGGCGAGTTCCCGGATCCAGGGAGCGGCGCATACGCCGCCACCAAGGCCGCGGTCGACCTGCTCTCGCGAACCGCCTACCGGGAGCTGCGCGACCACGGCATCCACGTGGTCAACGTCAAGCCGGCCCTGACGGACACGGAGTTCGCGGCGGTTGCCCGGGGCGTGACGCGCCGCACGGGCGGCGACCCGCCCGAGAAGGTGGCGCGCTGGGTTGTCGACGCATTGGAGAGCGGATCGGCAACCGCCGGGTACAGGTAG
- a CDS encoding iron-containing alcohol dehydrogenase — translation MIAPFRNHLPVKIRFGDGAASQLAAVLAEERASRPFLIMDRGLDAFVPGIAAAIGPLGNAVRFEKDAGEPTVAVVEQAAAALSESGCDAVVALGGGSSMDTAKAARLVAAQGGPYMRFARGEAAYEPPAIPLICVPTTAGTGSEVSGGAVITDEETHIKAGIASPLLRAQHALVDPTLTHGLPTKLTAYTGIDALAQSIAALVVTARTPVGDAIGLEGTRLAGGALVRAVRDGSDADARSEMMCASLMGGLAMNISDCGSEHSIAQAIGGRFGLPHGLTIGLVLAETMDRDRAYVPEQFERVADALGEADDGSADGSRAVRAVRRILEELDFETLTSVGVAEEHLDELAENALKDYFISVAPSPWTHDEVVAALRQGLALGPSRS, via the coding sequence ATGATCGCCCCGTTCCGGAACCACCTGCCAGTGAAGATCCGCTTCGGCGACGGCGCCGCGTCGCAGCTCGCCGCCGTGCTCGCGGAGGAGCGGGCGTCGCGGCCGTTCCTGATCATGGACCGTGGGCTGGACGCGTTCGTGCCGGGGATCGCCGCGGCGATCGGCCCGCTGGGCAATGCCGTGCGGTTCGAGAAGGACGCCGGCGAGCCGACCGTCGCCGTCGTCGAGCAGGCGGCCGCCGCGCTCAGCGAGTCGGGGTGCGACGCGGTCGTGGCGCTCGGGGGTGGCTCCTCCATGGACACCGCCAAGGCCGCTCGGCTGGTCGCGGCGCAGGGTGGGCCGTACATGCGGTTCGCACGCGGGGAGGCTGCCTACGAGCCGCCGGCCATCCCGCTGATCTGCGTGCCGACGACGGCCGGCACGGGCTCCGAGGTGTCGGGCGGGGCGGTCATCACCGACGAGGAGACGCACATCAAGGCCGGCATCGCCAGTCCGCTGCTGCGCGCCCAGCATGCGCTGGTCGACCCGACACTCACCCATGGGCTGCCCACGAAGCTGACCGCCTACACCGGCATCGACGCGCTGGCTCAGTCGATCGCGGCGCTCGTCGTCACGGCGCGCACGCCGGTGGGGGACGCGATCGGGCTGGAGGGCACGCGGCTCGCGGGCGGGGCGCTGGTGCGGGCCGTCCGCGACGGGTCGGACGCCGACGCGCGCAGCGAGATGATGTGCGCCAGCCTGATGGGAGGGCTCGCGATGAACATCTCCGACTGCGGCTCCGAGCACTCGATCGCGCAGGCGATCGGAGGAAGGTTCGGCCTGCCGCACGGCCTCACCATCGGGCTCGTCCTCGCCGAGACGATGGACCGGGACCGCGCGTACGTGCCCGAGCAGTTCGAGCGCGTCGCCGACGCCCTCGGCGAGGCGGACGACGGATCCGCCGACGGGTCTCGGGCCGTGCGCGCCGTGCGGCGGATCCTCGAGGAGCTCGACTTCGAGACGCTGACCTCGGTCGGCGTGGCTGAGGAGCACCTCGACGAGCTGGCCGAGAACGCGCTGAAGGACTACTTCATCTCGGTCGCACCGTCGCCGTGGACGCACGACGAGGTGGTCGCGGCGCTCCGCCAGGGCCTGGCGCTCGGCCCGTCCAGGAGCTAG
- a CDS encoding HhH-GPD-type base excision DNA repair protein, producing the protein MASTALPAQLHFTDDERANRLLAEDPNALLIGFALDQQVTVQKAFAGPLVLRERLGHLDPGRIAAMPPDRLEAVFREKPAIHRFPGSMAERVQRLCQEISETYGGDGSRVWSEATSGQDMVARLAALPGFGDMKVRSLTATLVNRFGVRPQGWEGVVPNHPTLGDVDSAEALEHYQAGKRAHKAALRAQAQRKG; encoded by the coding sequence ATGGCATCGACCGCCCTTCCGGCGCAGCTCCACTTCACCGACGACGAGCGCGCAAACCGGCTGCTGGCGGAGGACCCCAACGCGCTGCTGATCGGCTTCGCGCTCGACCAGCAGGTGACAGTGCAGAAGGCGTTCGCCGGGCCGCTCGTGCTCAGGGAGCGGCTCGGGCACCTCGATCCCGGGCGGATCGCGGCAATGCCGCCGGATCGGCTCGAGGCGGTGTTCCGGGAGAAGCCGGCCATCCACCGCTTCCCCGGCTCGATGGCGGAGCGGGTGCAGCGGCTCTGCCAAGAGATATCCGAGACGTACGGCGGCGACGGCTCGCGGGTTTGGAGCGAGGCCACATCCGGGCAGGACATGGTCGCCCGGCTGGCGGCGCTGCCGGGCTTTGGTGACATGAAGGTGCGGAGCCTGACGGCAACGCTGGTGAACCGGTTCGGCGTCAGGCCGCAGGGATGGGAGGGCGTCGTGCCGAACCATCCAACGCTCGGCGACGTCGATTCCGCCGAGGCGCTCGAGCACTACCAGGCCGGGAAGCGCGCGCACAAGGCGGCGCTCCGGGCACAGGCACAGCGA